The following proteins are co-located in the Wenzhouxiangella marina genome:
- a CDS encoding ABC transporter ATP-binding protein — protein sequence MTSDRARSPWATLRRAMRLVWTASPAWSMLSSGLMLLEILAGLAVLVLVKSLVDTWTGGDVLLEQAASVASLVRSLAVIAAALLSLLVFRTLAGLAREAQSSVVAEHLQDRIQAQAIRADLAFFESPAYFDSLQRARRAGVQRPAQITGNLLLALGSLGLMVGLASLIFTINVWLLALLLAALLPALTVRLVFARRVHAWAATQAEAERRASYLDWLLTSDLPAREVRAYRLGSVLRERFASIMRGLRQRRLAFNRRRSLLELSISVLAALAFFAALAVTAFGAREGRQTLGDLVLLVLVFQRAQTAAQGLIGQLGRVYEDQLYLKWVFEFLDHRPRLVSPPAPTALATEEVPRLRVEGLSFRYPGSDRAVLEGVDLELPPGRIVGLMGANGSGKSTLVKLLCRLYDPQDGRISLDGVDLRELDLDEVRRRIGVVFQDFGRYADTVSNNIRFGHVDGPERDDAIRQAAIRAGADEFIQRLPKGYETLLGRSFQSGQEISVGQWQRIALARALLGPSRILLLDEPSSALDPEAEFELFQNFRERLEGRSVLLISHRLSTLCRTDYIHVLDRGRIVEQGSHAELIEADGRYRQAFERQASVFRQFERRLAR from the coding sequence ATGACCTCCGATCGCGCCAGGTCACCCTGGGCCACGCTGCGGCGAGCCATGCGCCTGGTCTGGACGGCGTCGCCTGCCTGGTCGATGCTGTCCAGCGGCCTGATGCTGCTCGAGATCCTGGCCGGTCTGGCGGTGCTGGTGCTGGTCAAGAGCCTGGTCGATACCTGGACGGGGGGCGATGTCCTGCTGGAGCAGGCCGCTTCGGTCGCCAGCCTGGTGCGATCGCTGGCGGTGATCGCCGCGGCCCTCCTGTCCCTGCTGGTGTTCCGTACCCTGGCCGGGCTGGCCCGCGAGGCCCAGTCGTCGGTCGTCGCCGAGCACCTGCAGGATCGTATCCAGGCCCAGGCCATCCGTGCCGACCTGGCCTTCTTCGAGAGCCCGGCCTATTTCGATTCCCTGCAGCGCGCGCGCCGCGCCGGCGTGCAGCGGCCCGCCCAGATCACCGGCAATCTGCTGCTGGCCCTGGGCAGTCTGGGCCTGATGGTCGGCCTGGCCAGCCTGATCTTCACCATCAATGTCTGGCTGTTGGCCTTGCTGCTCGCGGCTCTGCTGCCGGCACTGACCGTACGCCTGGTCTTCGCCCGGCGCGTGCACGCCTGGGCGGCCACCCAGGCCGAGGCGGAGCGCAGGGCCTCCTACCTGGACTGGCTGTTGACCAGCGATCTGCCGGCCAGGGAAGTGCGGGCCTATCGCCTGGGCTCGGTCCTGCGGGAGCGCTTCGCGAGCATCATGCGGGGTCTACGGCAGCGGCGCCTGGCCTTCAATCGCCGTCGCAGCCTGCTGGAGCTGTCGATCTCGGTGCTGGCGGCGCTGGCCTTCTTCGCGGCCCTGGCCGTCACCGCTTTCGGCGCCAGGGAAGGGCGCCAGACCCTGGGCGATCTGGTGCTGCTGGTGCTGGTCTTCCAGCGGGCGCAGACGGCCGCGCAGGGCTTGATCGGCCAGCTGGGTCGCGTCTACGAGGATCAGCTGTATCTCAAGTGGGTGTTCGAGTTTCTCGATCACCGGCCGCGCCTGGTCAGCCCGCCGGCGCCGACCGCGCTGGCGACGGAGGAGGTGCCCCGTTTGCGCGTCGAGGGACTGAGTTTCCGTTATCCGGGCTCCGACCGAGCGGTTCTCGAAGGCGTCGACCTGGAGTTGCCGCCGGGCCGCATCGTCGGCCTGATGGGGGCCAATGGCTCGGGCAAGAGCACCCTGGTCAAGCTGCTGTGCCGGCTCTACGACCCGCAGGACGGCAGGATCAGCCTGGATGGCGTCGACCTGCGGGAACTCGATCTCGATGAAGTCCGTCGCCGCATCGGGGTGGTCTTCCAGGATTTCGGTCGCTATGCCGACACCGTGAGCAACAACATCCGCTTCGGCCACGTCGATGGCCCGGAGCGTGATGACGCGATCCGACAGGCCGCGATCCGTGCCGGCGCCGACGAATTCATCCAGCGCCTGCCGAAGGGCTACGAGACCCTGCTGGGCCGCAGCTTCCAGTCGGGACAGGAGATCAGCGTCGGGCAATGGCAGCGCATCGCTCTGGCTCGCGCTCTGCTCGGGCCCAGCCGGATTCTGCTCCTGGACGAGCCGAGCAGCGCGCTGGATCCGGAGGCCGAATTCGAGTTGTTCCAGAACTTTCGCGAGCGCCTCGAGGGGCGCTCGGTCCTGCTGATCAGTCACCGCCTGTCCACGCTCTGCCGGACCGATTACATCCATGTGCTCGATCGAGGCCGTATCGTCGAGCAGGGCAGCCATGCGGAACTGATCGAGGCCGATGGGCGCTACCGACAGGCCTTCGAGCGTCAGGCGAGCGTGTTTCGACAGTTCGAACGACGACTTGCCCGATGA
- a CDS encoding YdcF family protein — MAELLDFLIYPLGTFFAALLLGLLLLFLRRRAWGAICMAAGLAWLTIWSMPLFSDWAIERFEAAYPPQAAEVVEPAQAIVVLGGGLFHRQGWVYPDGNVAVDRYWHAARLYQAGRAPLIVVAGGHSPDRQGQTSEAEAGRAYLLALGVPNEAIVLESESSTTHENAINVAALARVRGWDELILVTSALHMRRSLAAFRSAGLDPVPAATDYHWGETTGSWTRNLLPNANSLRDSTRLIHEIVGLWYYRLKGWA; from the coding sequence TTGGCCGAACTGCTGGATTTTCTGATCTATCCGCTGGGCACCTTCTTCGCGGCACTGCTTCTGGGCCTGCTGCTGCTTTTTCTGCGGCGGCGCGCCTGGGGCGCGATCTGCATGGCGGCAGGCCTGGCCTGGCTGACGATCTGGTCCATGCCCCTGTTTTCCGACTGGGCGATCGAGCGCTTCGAGGCCGCCTATCCGCCGCAGGCGGCCGAGGTCGTCGAGCCGGCTCAGGCCATCGTGGTCCTGGGCGGCGGACTGTTCCATCGCCAGGGCTGGGTCTATCCCGACGGCAATGTCGCGGTGGATCGCTACTGGCATGCGGCGCGTCTGTACCAGGCGGGCCGGGCGCCGCTGATCGTCGTGGCCGGCGGCCATTCGCCGGATCGCCAGGGCCAGACCAGCGAGGCGGAGGCCGGTCGAGCCTATCTGCTTGCTCTGGGCGTGCCGAACGAGGCCATCGTGCTGGAAAGCGAATCCTCGACCACCCATGAGAACGCCATCAATGTCGCCGCGCTGGCCCGTGTCCGGGGGTGGGATGAGCTCATTCTGGTGACCTCGGCCCTGCACATGCGGCGTTCCCTGGCCGCGTTTCGTTCGGCCGGGCTCGATCCGGTGCCCGCGGCGACCGATTACCACTGGGGCGAGACCACGGGTTCCTGGACCCGCAACCTGCTGCCCAATGCGAATTCGCTGCGGGACAGCACGCGTTTGATCCACGAAATCGTCGGCCTCTGGTACTACCGGCTGAAGGGCTGGGCATGA